The DNA window CTGAAATCACCTGCACTCCAATTCTCACCTGACCTTCccatccctccacctctcccacaacctccctttccctccacctctcccctttgctcttcctttccctccaccGCCCCTGACCTTGCCTTCCCTACACCTTAATCCTCTGCActttccttccctccagctctcccatGACCTCTGCTTCACTTTTCCACTGAcctacccttccctctcccctctgaccacattctcttcacctccccatccccccacctccccttctaACCTCACCTTCCATCTACCTCCCCCCGAATTCCCATTCACTACAACTTtcccctgatttccccttccctccGCCACCCCCAACTTCCCCTTCCAACCACCATCACTCTACTTCcattccctccacctcccccttgccaccccttccctccaactACCTTCTGAACtacccttccctccacctctcccatgACATCCACTTCCCTCACCtctgcctctgccctccatccttcATTTCCCCCTCTGACCACCCATTCCCACTCCTCACACCTGAATGCTCCTACCCTCCACCCCCCatgacctccccttccctccacctctccccctttcctccatcaccCCTCTGATGTCCCCTTCTCTCCACAACCCCCATGACTCCCTTCCCACCACGTTTCTCCTCTCATCTACCCTTTCATTCTGTGGCCTCCAAGACCTCCCCTTCCACTCTGATCTCTTCCCTCCATCTTCCACCCATCCTCCCCTTCCTTCAACCACCCACTGACCTCACCTTCCGTCCACCTTCCCCGGACCTCCCCTTCTCTCAACCTCCCCCGAAGTCCACCTCCCATGAACTCCATCTCTAccgacctccccttccctccacctccccttccctccacctcccctctgacctccccttcTCTTCATATCCACCTTACTCAATTTCCCCTCTGatctcccctcccatccatcttcCCGTCAACCTCGCTTTCCTTACACCACTCCACTGATGTCACTTTCCCTCCTCATCCCTCTGACCTCCCCTTGCCTTCACCTCTTCCCGTcctcccttccctcacctctcccctgaccTCTCATTACCTCCACCTGCGCTTCCCTTCAACTCCCCATGAGTTCCCTTTCCCACCATTTCCCACTGACCTCCGCTTCCATCCATGACTCCCCTGCGCACTTTccatccctccacctctcccctgacCCCTTCCCTgcacctctcccctcaacctccccttccctccacctccccttcccaccacgTTCCGGAATTCCcattccctccacctctcccttctGCATTTCCCATCCATCTATCTCCCCTGAACTCACCTTCCttccacctctcccctccacacttacaatccctccacctctccccataCTGCCCCTTCCTTGCACCTACCCTTCTCTTCACCTTCACATCCCCCACCTCTCCCTACACTctgtcctccccttccctctacaTCCCCTCtacttccccttccctccaccttaCCCCCACCGACCCTTCCCTCACATCTGCCCTGACCTACCCTTCCTTCCATTTCCCATTCTCTCCATCTCCCCTGatctccctttccctccatttTACCCCCTACCTCGCCTTCCTTTCACCACCCCTGACCTCACCTGCCCTCCAACTCTCCCCTGacctccctttccctccacctCTTGCACAACCTCCCTTTCACTTCACTTCTCCCCTCTGTGtttccattccctccctccacctcccctgacctccCCTTCCCTACACCTCAATCTTCTGCACTTTCCTAACCTCCATCTCTCCCCTGacctccccttcacctctcccctgacctccccttcacctctcccctgacCTACCCTTCTCtaacatcccttttcctccaccTACAATTCTCTCCACCTCCCCGACCTCCCCTGCCATTCAACTCTCCCCTCTGCCGTTCacttccctccacctctcccctgacCTCCTCTTCCCTGCATCTGCACGACCTCCACATCCCCCACTTCCCTTTCCCACCACCTCTCTTCTGAActgtcctttcctccatctcccctttcacctccccttccctccacttctcccctcggacctctccttccctctacctctcctctgacttctcattcCCTCCAACTCTCCCCGACCTCTACTACCCTCACCTCCACACAAGCATCCCTTCCATCCATCTACCCCCGACGTCCACTTCCCTACATCTCCTCCAACCTCCTCTTCACTCCACCTCCAATCTGACCTCCCCTTCCCTGCATTTCCCTCTGAACTCCCCTTCCTTCAACCACCACCCGAACTTCCTTCCCTCTGCCCCTCACTCTGACATCCCTTTCCCTTGATACTCTCCCTCTGactttcccttccctttccctcacctccccttcctTCCACCTATCCCCACCTCCCTGCTCCTGTTCTCCCAGACCTCCACTTCCCTGCACCTCCCCCTCTGACtttgccttccctcacctctccccaacaccccctctaaattctccttccctccatctatcCCCTGatctcccctttcccccaccgACCATTCCCTCACATCTCCcctgacctccccttccctctacctcccattccctccatctccccctgatCATCCCTTCCCTCCTTCTTACCCCCTACCTCACCTTCCTTTCACGACCTCACCTCCCCACCAAAACTCTCctgacctcccctgccctccacctctcccacgaCCTCCCCTTTTCTCCAGCAGCCCTCTGATGTCCCCTTTTCTCCATAACCCCCTTGACTCCCTTCCCATCACCTCTCTTCTCTGATCTACCCTTCCATCCTGTGTCCCCCAgacatccccttccctctgtctcaccCTGACCTCCACTTCCATTCTGATCTCCTCTTCCCTCCATCATGTCCCCATCCTCGCCTTTCTTCAACCACCCCCTGACCGCaacttccctccatctccccgaACTCCACCTCACCCGAATTCCACCTCCactgacctccccttccctccacctcccctctgacctccccttccCTGCATATCCTCCTGATGCCAACTTCCCCTCCACCTACCATTCCCTCCATCACCCCCTgagctcccatttcctccattcCCCACTGTCCTCCGCTTACCGGGggtaactcttactaagcagggataaggagaccttTGATGCACTTTCCATCCCTCTAACCTCTCCCCTGACCTCCCCTTCCCTGGACATCTCCCCTCTCACCTCCACTTTTCttcacctccccatccctccccctcccccactatcctccccttccctccacctccacGACCTCCAcgacccccaccaccccttcccaaaACCTGAACTCTCCTTTCATCCATCTCCCCTttgacctccccttccctccacttcTCCCCTCTGACCTCTCCTTCCCTCTACCTCTCCTctgaccttcccttccctccaacATTCCCTGACCTCTACTACCCTCACCTCCACACAACCACCCCTTCCATCCATCTACCCCTGACATCCACTTCCCTACACCTccttcaacctccccttccctgcACCTCAAATCTGGCCTCCCCTTCCCTGCATTCCCCCTGACATCCGCTTCCTTTAACCACCACCCGAACCCTTTCCTCTGCCCCTCACTCCGACATCCCTTTCCCTCGATACTCTCCCTCCGacttccccttccctccaactaaccctcaccttcccttccttccACCTATCCCCCACCTCCCCGCTCCTGTTCTCCCAGATCTCCCCTTCCCTGCACCTCCCCCTCTGACCTCGCCTTCGCATTACCTCTCCtcgacctccccttccctcacctctcccctcacctcccctcccctccacctacactctgtcctccccttccctctacaTCCCCTCtacttccccttccctccaccttaCCCCCACCGACCCTTCCCTCACATCTCCCCTGACCTACCCTTCCCTCCATTTCCcattccctccatctcccctgatctccctttccctccatttTACCCCCTACCTCGCCTTCCTTTCACCACCCCTGACCTCACCTGCCCTCCAACACTCCcctgacctccccttccctccacctctcgCACGACCTCCCTTTCACTTCACTTCTCCCCTTTGcgtttcctttccctccctccacctcccctgacctccCCTTCCCTACACCTCAATCTTCTGCACTTTCCTAaccgccccctctcccctgaccTCCCATTCACCTCTCACCTGACCTAcccttctctccacctctcccctctaCACCTTCTCTTCACCTCAACGTCCGTCCAACTCCCCCTCTAACCTCACCTTCGATCCACCTCCCCCTGACTTTCCATTCACTAAGTTTCCCCCGACCACCCGTTCTCTCCGCCACCCCCGACTTCCCCTTCCAACCACCACCCCTCAACTTCcattccctccaccttccccctgcccaccccttccctccacctgcCTTCTGACCTCCCCTTCCTCCACTCTCCTGACATCCACTTCCCTCACTTCCGCCTctgacctccacctcccacttcCCCCTCTGACCACACATTCCCACACCTCATCTCtgaactccccttccctccacctcaccctgacctccccttctctccatctctccctcgacctcccctttcctccagcagCCCTCTGATGTCCCCTTTTATCCACAACCCCATTGACTCCCTTCCCATCACCTCTCTTCTCTGATCTACCCTTCAATCCTGCCCCCAGACATCCCCTTCCCTCTGCCTCACCCTGACCTCCACTTCCATACTGATCTCCTCTTCCCTCCATTGTGTACCCATCCTCGCCTTTCTTCAACCACCCCCCGACCTCAGCTTCCGTCCACCTCCCcagacctccccttccctccacctccccttccctccacctcacccAAATTCCACCTCCACTGACCTCCTCTTCCTTCCACCTCCCCTCTGACATCCCCTTCCTTGCATATCTCCCTGATGCCAACATCCCCTCCACCTCCCATTCACTCCATCACCCCCCTGAGCTCCCCTTTCCTCCATATTCCACTGTCCTCCTCTTACCACCACTTCTCCCCTCGGCACTTTccatccctccacctctcccctgacCTCCCCTTCCCTGCACAGCTCCCCTCTCACCACCACTTTTCatcacctccccatccctcccccctatCCTCTACTTCCCTCCACCTCCACGACCTCCACgtccccaccaccccttcccaaaATCTCTCTTCTgaactctcctttcctccatctcccctttgaccaccccttccctccacttcACTCCTCTCACCGCTCTTTCCCTCTACCTCTCCTTCCCTctacctctcctctcctcccctccacctccaatCTGACCTCTCCTTCCTTCTACCTCCCCTCTaacctcccatttcctccatctaCCCCTtgatctctcctttcctccatctaccCCCCACCTTGCCTTCTTTTCACCACCGCCTGACCTCACCTGCCCTCCAACTCTCTCCAGACCTCACGTTCCCTCCACCTCTGCCACAACCTCACCTTCCCTCAATTACCACTCAAACTCCCTTCTCTCTGCCCCTCATGTTGACATCCCTTTCCCTCCATAATCTCCCTCCGTCTTCCCCTTCCATccacctccccctcaccttccttccacctctccccaacctcccatttcctcctcctctcccagtGCTCCCCTTCCCTACACATCCCCCTCTGACCTCTCCTTCGCTTCACCTCTCCCTGACCTCCCCTTCACTCACCACTCCCCTGACTTCCACTCCCCTCCACCactgtcctccccttccctctaccTTCCCTCTAtcctccctttccctccacctACACTCTgacatccccttccctccacctttcACCTGACCGACCATTCCCTTACCTCACCCCTGAACTCCTCTTCCCTCCACCTCCcattccctccatctcccctGATCTCCTCTTCACTCCATCTTATCCCCTATCTCACGTTCCTTCAACCACCCCCTGACCTCAGCTTCCTTCCACCTCACCCGACCTCCTTTTCCCTTTATCTCCCCCGAACTCCACCTCCACTGATAAACCCTTCCCTTCACCTGACCTCTGACCCCTTCCCTGCATATCCCTCTGATGCCATCTTCCCCTCTGATCTCCCATTCCCTCCATGTTCCCCTACCTCACAATCCTTTCACCACCCCGTGACCTCACCTGCCCTCCAACTCTCCCCTTCCCACACATTCCCTCCACATCTCTTCTGACCTCCCCTTCTCTCGACCTCTCCCATGACATCCACTTCCCTCACCTCCGCCTCTGACCTCCACCCCTCACTTACCCCTCTTACCACCCATTCCACCACCTCACCCTTGAACACCCCTTCCCTCCAAGTCTCCCCTGACCTCCcattccctccacctctccccataTCTCCCCTTCCCTGCACCTCCCCTCTCACCTCCCCTTCTCTTTACATTCccattcccccacctccccctctaaactccccttccccctcaacctccccttccctccacctctcccctatgccattcccttccctccatctcccctgACCTCCCATTCCCTCCACCTCACCCCTCCGCACTTTGCATCCCTCCAACTCTCCCCTGAACTCCTCTTCCCTGCTCCTCTCCGCTGTAacttccccttcccttcacctCCACATCAATCCACCTCCGCggtctccacctcccccacctccccttcccacaaCCTCTCTTCTGAACTCCAtctcccctctgacctccccttccctccaacaCACCCCCAACTGCTCCTTCCCTCACCTCCACCCCTTCCATCCATCTACTCCCGATATCCACTTACCTACACCTCCtccaacctccccttcccttcacctCCAATCTGATCTCCCCTTCCCTGCAATTGCCccgacctccccttccctcaatCACCACCCGAACTCCCATCCCTCTGCccctcactctgacaaccctttCCCTCCATATTTTCCCTCCgacttccccttccctccacctccccctcacttccccttccttccacctctcctcaaactcccctttcctcctcttctcccagacctccccttccctccatctcccctctgACCTCACCTTCGCTTTACCTCTCCCCGACCTCCCCTTCCCACATCTCTCCCCTGAcctcccttccccttcacctCCACTCTGTCCTCCCTTTCTCTCTACCTCCCCtaacctctccttccctccatctagcCCTGACCTCCCTTTCCCTCAACCTCTCATTACCTACATCTCCCCCtgatctccccttccctccacctctccctctacctcccctttcctcctccacccctctgtCCCCTTCTCTCCACAACCCCCTTGTGACACCCTGCTCACCACCTATTTTCAATGATCTACCCTTCCATCCTGTGGCCCCCagatctccccttccctccacctccccctgacATCCACTTCCATTCTGATCTCCTCTTCCCCCTGAACTCATCTGCCCTCCAACTCTCCcctgacctccccttccctccaccattcCCACGACCTCcctttctctccaattctctccTCTGCATTTCCCTTCACTCCACCTGTCCCTCCAGATCCCCCTCTAATATCACCTTCCATCCACCTCCCCCTGATTCCAATTAACTACAACTTTCCCCCGACCACTTCTTCCCTCCATCACCCCCCTACTTCcccttcccaccaccacccctagacttcccttccctccacctccccttccctccacctccccatcccaccccttccctccacctccttTCTGACATCCgcttccctccacctctcccctgacAACCACTTCCCTCACCTCTGCATCTGACCTCCACCCCTCTCTTCCCATTCTGACTACCCATTCCCACACCTAACCCCTGAACTcaccttccctccaccccctgacctccccttccctccacctcacccCTGACCTCTCcattcctccacctcccctctgaTGTCCCCTTCTCTCCACAACCCTTTGACTCCCTTCCCAACTCCTCTCTTCTCTGATCTACCCTTCCATCCTCTGGCCCCCAGACCTCTCCTACCCTCCACCTACCCCTGATGTCCACTTCCACTCTGATCTCCTCTTCCCTCCATCTTCCCCCATCCTCGCCTTTCTTCAACCACCCCTCtgacctctctttccctctaccTCTCTGACCTCCCCTTCACTCAAACACTCCCCCAACCTCTCCTTGCCACACCTCCACATGACCACCCTTTCCATCCATCTACCCCAATGTCCAATTCCCTACACCTCCTCCAacctccccttctctccacctCCAATCTGACCTCCACTTCCCTGCATTTCCCcctgacctccccttccctcaacTACCATCTGAACTCCCTTCCCTCTGCCCCTCACTCTGACATCCCTTTCACTCCAATCTCTCCCTCCAActtcccctttcctcctctcccccacacctctatttccttccACCTCTCCCCGACCcttcctttcctcctcctctccaagATCTCCCCTTTCCTACACCTCCCCCTCTGACCTCACCTTCACTTCACCTCTCCCCTGACCTCTCCAACCCTCCACTTCCACTCTGTCCTTCTCTTCCCTCTACCTCCCCTCTaacatcccctttcctccacctaACACttacctccccttccctccacctttcGCCCGACCGACCATTCCCTCACCTCACCCCTgacttccccttccctccacctcccatTCCATACATCTCCCCCtgatctccccttccctccatcttaCCCCCTACCTCGCTGTCCTTCAACCACCCACCTGACCTCAGCTTCCATCCATCTCGCcctgacctccccttccctccacctcccccgaacTCCAGCTCACCTGAACTCCACCTCCTCTAATATCCCCTTCCCTGCACCTCTCCCCtccaacctccccttccctccacctcaatcctctgcattttccttccctccacctctcccctgacctccccttcacctctcctctgacctccccttccctcacctctcACCTGACCatgttccctcccttccccctgagctccccttccctccatttccctctgaCCTGCACTTCCTCTCTGATCACCCCTTGCCTTCATCTCCCCTTGCCTCCATCTCCCCCTGAACTCCCCCTTCCATCCATTTCCCACTGACCTCATTCTCTATCCTCCTCATCCCTttgacctccccttccctccacttccccctctgacctccccttccctccacctacaacctgacctccccttccctccacctttcCCCCAACCGACCATTCCCTCACCTCACCCCTgacttccccttccctccacctcccatTCCATACATCTCCCCCtgatctccccttccctccatcttaCCCCCTACCTCGCTGTCCTTCAACCACCCCCCTGACCTCAGCTTCCATCCATCTCGCcctgacctccccttccctccacctcccccgaacTCCAGCTCACCTGAACTCCACCTCCTCTAATATCCCCTTCCCTGCACCTCTCCCCtccaacctccccttccctccacctcaatcctctgcattttccttccctccacctctcccctgacctccccttcacctctcctctgacctccccttccctcacctctcACCTGACCatgttccctcccttccccctgagctccccttccctccatttccctctgaCCTGCACTTCCTCTCTGATCACCCCTTGCCTTCATCTCCCCTTGCCTCCATCTCCCCCTGAAATCCCCTTCCATCCATTTCCCACTGACCTCACTCTCTATCCTCCTCATCCCTTTGACCTCCCATTCCCTCCActtccccctctgacctccccttccctccacctacaacctgacctccccttccctccacctttcCCCCGACCGACCATTCCCTCACCTCACCCTTGacctcctcttccctccccatcccattccctccatctcccctgatctccccttccctccatcttaCCCCCTACCTCGCTGTCCTTCAACCACCCCCTGGACCTCAGCTTCCCTCCACCTTCCTGAACTCCACCTCACCCAAACTCCACCTCCTCTGATATCCCCTTCCCTGCACCTCTCCCCTCTAacctcccttccctccacctccctgATGTCTGCTTCCCTCCACCTCAATCGTCTGCACTTTCCTTCCCTGCACCTCTCCCCTGACCTCACCTTCACCTCTCCtctgacctccccttccctccacctctcccctctgACCATACCTTCTCTTCACCTCCCCGTCCCTCCCTGACCCCCCTTCCATCAATCTCCCCCTTCCATCAATCTCCCCCTGACCTCCCCTTCCACTCTCATCTCCATTTTCCCCATCCTCGCCTTCCTTCAACCACCACCCTGAACTCACCTTCCGTCCACCTCCCCCcgacctccccttcccttcacttcccctctgatctccccttccctccaccttcccccaACCTCTCCTTCCTTCCACCACCCCAATGACCTCATTTTCCCTCCACTTCCCCCctaacctccccttccctccacatcTCCCCTATGACTTTcccttccctcacctctcccctgacctcatattccctccacctctccttcccttccttccccctgagctccccttccctccatttccctccgacctccacttcccctctgatcacctccctccatctcccccgtGCTCCGCTTCCATCCATTTCCCACTGACCTCACTTTCCATCCTCCTCAGCCCTTTGACCTCCTCTTCCCTCCACTTTCACTctgacctccccttcccaccataTTCACCCCGACCTCCCCTTCCACTCCACCTCTCCCTTATGACATTCCCTTCCCTCTACCTCCCCCTAACCTCACATTATCGCCACATCACCTCTGACCTCCTTTCCCTTCAccacccctctgacctccccttcccaccataTTCACTCCGacctccccttctctccacctctcccctctgACATTTCCTTCCATACGCCTCCCCCCTGACCTCACATTATTGCCACATCCCCTCTGACCTCCTTTTTCACCACCCCTCTgagctccccttccctccacctctcccctatGACCACTCCTtccctctacctcttctctgccctccctttccctccacacTCCCTGACCCCTCACTTCCAGACAACCACCCCTTCTATCCATCTACCCCTGATGTCCACTTCCCTACACCTcctccaatctccccttccctccacctccaaTCTGAACTCCCCTTCCCTGCATTTCCCCTTGAACTCCCCTTCCCTCAACCACCACCAAACTCCCTTCCCTCTGCCACTCACTCCGACATCCCTTTCCATCCATACTCTCCCTCTGACTTCTGCTTCCATCCacctcccctcacctccccttccTTCCACCTCTCCCCGacttcccctttcctcctcctctcccagaCCTCCCCTTCCCTACACCTCCCTCTCTGACATTGCCTTCACTTTACCTCTCcctgacctccccttccctcacctctcccctgacctctcttcccctccacctCCACTCTGACCTCTCCTGCCTTCTACCTCCCCTCTAAccttccctttcctccatctACCCCTGATCTCCCCTTTCTCCATCTTCCCCCTACCTCACCTTCATTTCACCACCACCTGTCCTCACCTGCCCTTCAACTCTCCCCaaacctctccttccctccacctccccttccctccacctccccttccctccacctccccttccctccatctccccctgatctcccatttcctccatcttcccCCTACTTCGCCTTCTTTTCACCACCACCTGACCTCACCTGTCCTCCAACTCTCCCCagacctcccctttcctccacctctgccATGACCTCCCCTTCACTCCACCTCCCCTCTGACCTCCACTTCTCTGCATATCCCCCTGACGCCAACTTCCCCTCTgatctccatttccctccatgttCCCCCAACCAAGCCTTCCTTCCACCACCCCACTGACCTCACTTTCCCTCCTCCTCATCCCTCTGACCACCcattccctccacctccccttccctccatctctccctgaGCTCCCCTTCCATCCATTTCCCACTGACCTCCGcttccctccacctctctccTCCACACTTTCCAtccccacctctcccctgacctccccttcactgcacctctccccttccctccatctcctcttCACTCCAACTCCCggacctcccctttcctccacctctcccctctgTGGTTcgtttccctccatctcccctgACCTCCCCTTCACTCAATCTCTCCCCTCTGCTGTTCCCTTCTCTCCATCTCCCAGACCTCCCCTTTCCTACACCTCCCCCTCTGACCTCGCCTTCGCATCACCTCtcctcaacctccccttccctcacctctcccctgacattccctcccctccacctgcactctgtcctccccttctctctaccTCCCCTctaacctccccttccctccatctacTCCCCGacctccctttccctccacctTTCCCCGA is part of the Narcine bancroftii isolate sNarBan1 chromosome 12, sNarBan1.hap1, whole genome shotgun sequence genome and encodes:
- the LOC138746624 gene encoding uncharacterized protein, which gives rise to MSPSSPFFNHPLTATSLHLPELHLTRIPPPLTSPSLHLPSDLPFPAYPPDANFPSTYHSLHHPLSSHFLHSPLSSAYRGPPLPSISPLTSPSLYLSPTSPSHISPLTSLPLHLHSVLPFSLPPLTSPSLHLALTSLSLNLSLPTSPPDLPFPPPLPLPPLSSSTPLSPSLHNPLTSPILQLPLISTHSDLLFSSSSPILTFLQPPPDLTFCPPPLPSTSPSLRPTLPYTSPSDLAFPSTVPDLPFPYLSFPPSPPELPFPPFPLTSASNLISPSLHLP